A genomic region of Ovis aries strain OAR_USU_Benz2616 breed Rambouillet chromosome 20, ARS-UI_Ramb_v3.0, whole genome shotgun sequence contains the following coding sequences:
- the OVAR gene encoding MHC class I antigen precursor (The RefSeq protein has 15 substitutions, 2 frameshifts and aligns at 99% coverage compared to this genomic sequence) — translation MTRGLRVMGRRTLLLLLSGVLVLTEIRAGPHSMRYVYTGVSRPGLGEPRFIAVGYVDDTQFVRFDSDAPDPRMEPRARWVEQEGPEYWDRETRNMKDATQSFRVGLNTLRGYYNQSEAGSHTWQRMYGCYVGPDGRLLRGYEQFGYDGRDYIALNEDLRSWTAADTAAQITQRKWEKEGVAEAERNYLEGRCVEWLRRYLETGKDTLLRADPPKAHVTHHPISGHDVTLRCWALGFYPEEISLTWQRNGEDQLQDMELVETRPSGDGTFQKWAALVVPSGEEQRYTCHVQHEGLQEPLTLRWEPPQTSFLTSSMGIIVGLVLLVMVAVVAAAVIWRKKCSGEKRGTYTQASSNDSAQGSDVSLTVPKV, via the exons CCAGAGG GCGAGTCATGGGGCCGCGAACCCTCCTGTTGCTGCTCTCGGGAGTCCTGGTCCTGACCGAGATCCGGGCGG gctcCCACTCCATGAGGTATGTCTACACCGGCGTGTCCCGGCCCGGCCGCGGGGAGCCCCGCTTCATCGCCGTCGGCTACGTGGACGACACGCAGTTCGTGCGGTTCGACAGCGACGCCGCGGATCCGAGGATGGAGCCGCGGGCGCGGTGGGTGGAGCAGGAGGGGCCGGAGTATTGGGATCGGGAAACTCGAAACATGAAGGACACCACACAGAGTTTCCGAGTGGGCCTGAACAACCTGCGCGGCTACTACAACCAGAGCGCGGCCG GGTCTCACACCTGGCAGCTGATGTACGGCTGCGACGTGGGGCCGGACGGGCGTCTTCTCCGCGGGTATGAGCAGTACGGCTACGACGGCAGAGATTACATCGCCCTGAACGAGGACCTGCGCTCCTGGACCGCGGCGGACACGGCGGCCCAGATCACCAAGCGCAAGTGGGAGAAGGAAGGTGCGGCGGAGGCAGACAGGAACTACCTGGAGGGCCGGTGCGTGGAGTGGCTCCGCAGATACCTGGAGACCGGGAAGGACACGCTGCAGCGCGCAG ACCCTCCAAAGGCACATGTGACCCATCACCCCATCTCTGGCCATGATGTCACCCTGaggtgctgggccctgggcttcTACCCTGAGGAGATCTCACTGACCTGGCAGCGCAATGGGGAGGACCAGTTGCAGGACATGGAGCTTGTGGAGACTAGGCCTTCAGGGGATGGAACCTTCCAGAAGTGGGCAGCCCTGGTGGTGCCTTCTGGAGAGGAGCAGAGATACACGTGCCATGTGCAGCATGAGGGGCTTCAGGAGCCCCTCACCCTGAGATGGG aaCCTCCTCAGACCTCCTTCCTCACTTCCTCAATGGGCATCATTGTTGGCCTGGTTCTCCTCGTCATGGTGGCTGTGGTGGCTGCAGCTGTGATCTGGAGGAAGAAGTGCTCAg GTGAAAAAAGAGGGACCTATACCCAGGCTTCAA GCAATGACAGTGCCCAGGGTTCTGATGTGTCTCTCACGGTTCATAA GTGA